The proteins below come from a single Chryseobacterium capnotolerans genomic window:
- a CDS encoding efflux RND transporter periplasmic adaptor subunit, translated as MASVKSTAVNEMQDDTQTLQAQLAVAKRKLSSVEAMYKDDIASQKDLQEARAEVTILQSNISKTQKNMQLYSAGGSTLQIKAPADGYVINKNISKGMPVTAGGDQLFTISNLDKVWVMANVYATNMRHVYVDQPVVVKTLAYPDDSFPGKINNISQVFNENERVLKAKIIMDNNGMKLRPGMSADVVLPVNSQNKTALAIPAKALIFDNNQSYVVVYKKDCELEIRPVTEIASNSQYIYVEGNLKQGENVIASNGLLIYENLKNQLNTTKK; from the coding sequence CTGGCTTCTGTAAAGAGTACAGCGGTTAACGAAATGCAGGATGATACCCAAACATTACAGGCTCAGCTTGCAGTTGCTAAACGAAAACTGTCCTCAGTGGAAGCCATGTATAAAGATGATATTGCCTCTCAGAAAGATCTTCAGGAAGCAAGAGCAGAAGTAACGATTTTACAATCCAATATTTCTAAGACCCAAAAGAATATGCAATTGTATTCTGCGGGCGGAAGTACTCTTCAAATTAAAGCGCCTGCCGACGGATATGTCATCAACAAGAATATTTCCAAAGGAATGCCGGTAACAGCTGGTGGCGACCAGCTTTTTACGATTTCCAATCTGGATAAAGTATGGGTGATGGCAAATGTATATGCTACCAACATGAGACATGTTTATGTAGATCAGCCTGTAGTTGTGAAAACTTTGGCTTATCCTGATGACAGTTTTCCCGGAAAGATCAATAATATTTCTCAGGTTTTTAACGAAAATGAAAGAGTACTGAAAGCTAAGATTATCATGGATAATAACGGAATGAAACTAAGACCGGGAATGTCCGCAGATGTTGTTTTACCTGTTAATTCACAAAATAAAACGGCGTTGGCAATTCCTGCGAAGGCTTTGATCTTTGATAATAACCAGAGTTATGTAGTAGTATATAAAAAGGATTGTGAACTGGAAATAAGACCTGTAACAGAGATTGCTTCAAACAGTCAGTATATCTATGTAGAAGGAAACTTAAAACAAGGTGAAAACGTAATTGCTTCCAATGGATTGTTAATTTATGAGAACCTGAAAAACCAATTAAATACTACTAAGAAGTAA